The Zonotrichia leucophrys gambelii isolate GWCS_2022_RI chromosome 20, RI_Zleu_2.0, whole genome shotgun sequence genome contains a region encoding:
- the RPRD1B gene encoding regulation of nuclear pre-mRNA domain-containing protein 1B isoform X1 has protein sequence MVAHALSPPAVRLGSLRRSVRCRPSPRGGVRARAAILWRRPRRVVVGEAAPRPPRGRSSPGPMSSFSESALEKKLSELSNSQQSVQTLSLWLIHHRKHAGPIVAVWHRELRKAKSSRKLTFLYLANDVIQNSKRKGPEFTREFESVLVDAFSHVAREADEGCKKPLERLLNIWQERSVYGSEFIQQLKLSMEDSNSPQTKVAEEKKSLKRTFQQIQEEEDDDYPGSYSPPDPSAGPLLTEDLIKALQDLENAASGDATVRQKIASLPQEVQDVSLLEKITDKEAAERLSKTVDEACLLLAEYNGRLAAELEDRRQLARMLIEYTQNQKDVLTEKEKKLEEYKQKLARVTQVRKELKSHIQSLPDLSLLPNVTGGLAPLPSAGDLFSTD, from the exons ATGGTTGCGCATGCGCTGAGCCCTCCCGCCGTGCGGCTCGGCTCCCTCCGGCGCTCCGTACGATGCCGCCCCTCGCCCCGCGGCGGGGTCAGGGCGCGGGCGGCCATCTTgtggcggcggccccggcgggtTGTTGTCGGTGAGGCCGCGCCGCGCCCCCCCCGCGGGcggagcagccccggccccaTGTCCTCCTTCTCGGAGTCGGCGCTGGAGAAGAAGCTGTCGGAGCTAAGCAATTCCCAGCAGAGCGTGCAGACGCTCTCGCTGTGGCTCATCCACCACCGCAAGCACGCGGGGCCCATCGTCGCCGTGTGGCACCGGGAGCTCCGCAAAG caAAATCAAGTAGGAAGCTTACTTTCCTATATTTAGCAAACGATGTCATCCAGAACAGTAAGAGGAAAGGCCCTGAATTTACCAGGGAGTTTGAATCTGTTCTCGTGGATGCATTTTCTCATGTTGCCAG AGAAGCAGACGAGGGCTGCAAGAAGCCCTTGGAACGATTGCTGAACATCTGGCAGGAGAGGAGTGTGTATGGCAGCGAGTTCATCCAGCAGCTCAAACTGTCTATGGAAGACTCcaacagcccccaaacaaaag ttgcagaggagaagaaatctttAAAGCGAACTTTCCAGCAAATAcaagaggaggaagatgatgatTACCCTGGGAGCTACTCACCCCCAGACCCCAGTGCTGGGCCGCTGCTG ACCGAGGATTTGATCAAAGCCCTACAAGACCTGGAGAATGCAGCATCAGGAGATGCAACAGTGCGGCAAAAAATTGCTTCCCTGCCTCAGGAAGTTCAAGATGTTTCATTACTGGAGAAAATTACAG ACAAAGAGGCTGCGGAGCGGCTCTCGAAGACGGTGGACGAGGCGTGCCTGCTGCTGGCCGAGTACAACGGGCGGCTGGCGGCCGAGCTGGAGGACCGGCGCCAGCTGGCACGCATGCTCATCGAGTACACCCAGAACCAGAAGGATGTGCTCAcggagaaggagaagaaactgGAG GAATACAAACAGAAGCTCGCTCGGGTAACCCAAGTGCGCAAGGAGCTGAAATCTCACATCCAGAGCCTTCCAGACCTGTCACTGCTGCCCAATGTCACAGGAGGTCTGGCACCTCTGCCATCTGCTGGGGACCTGTTTTCAACAGACTAG
- the RPRD1B gene encoding regulation of nuclear pre-mRNA domain-containing protein 1B isoform X2, producing the protein MVAHALSPPAVRLGSLRRSVRCRPSPRGGVRARAAILWRRPRRVVVGEAAPRPPRGRSSPGPMSSFSESALEKKLSELSNSQQSVQTLSLWLIHHRKHAGPIVAVWHRELRKAKSSRKLTFLYLANDVIQNSKRKGPEFTREFESVLVDAFSHVAREADEGCKKPLERLLNIWQERSVYGSEFIQQLKLSMEDSNSPQTKVAEEKKSLKRTFQQIQEEEDDDYPGSYSPPDPSAGPLLTEDLIKALQDLENAASGDATVRQKIASLPQEVQDVSLLEKITDKEAAERLSKTVDEACLLLAEYNGRLAAELEDRRQLARMLIEYTQNQKDVLTEKEKKLEELLCFDVWRR; encoded by the exons ATGGTTGCGCATGCGCTGAGCCCTCCCGCCGTGCGGCTCGGCTCCCTCCGGCGCTCCGTACGATGCCGCCCCTCGCCCCGCGGCGGGGTCAGGGCGCGGGCGGCCATCTTgtggcggcggccccggcgggtTGTTGTCGGTGAGGCCGCGCCGCGCCCCCCCCGCGGGcggagcagccccggccccaTGTCCTCCTTCTCGGAGTCGGCGCTGGAGAAGAAGCTGTCGGAGCTAAGCAATTCCCAGCAGAGCGTGCAGACGCTCTCGCTGTGGCTCATCCACCACCGCAAGCACGCGGGGCCCATCGTCGCCGTGTGGCACCGGGAGCTCCGCAAAG caAAATCAAGTAGGAAGCTTACTTTCCTATATTTAGCAAACGATGTCATCCAGAACAGTAAGAGGAAAGGCCCTGAATTTACCAGGGAGTTTGAATCTGTTCTCGTGGATGCATTTTCTCATGTTGCCAG AGAAGCAGACGAGGGCTGCAAGAAGCCCTTGGAACGATTGCTGAACATCTGGCAGGAGAGGAGTGTGTATGGCAGCGAGTTCATCCAGCAGCTCAAACTGTCTATGGAAGACTCcaacagcccccaaacaaaag ttgcagaggagaagaaatctttAAAGCGAACTTTCCAGCAAATAcaagaggaggaagatgatgatTACCCTGGGAGCTACTCACCCCCAGACCCCAGTGCTGGGCCGCTGCTG ACCGAGGATTTGATCAAAGCCCTACAAGACCTGGAGAATGCAGCATCAGGAGATGCAACAGTGCGGCAAAAAATTGCTTCCCTGCCTCAGGAAGTTCAAGATGTTTCATTACTGGAGAAAATTACAG ACAAAGAGGCTGCGGAGCGGCTCTCGAAGACGGTGGACGAGGCGTGCCTGCTGCTGGCCGAGTACAACGGGCGGCTGGCGGCCGAGCTGGAGGACCGGCGCCAGCTGGCACGCATGCTCATCGAGTACACCCAGAACCAGAAGGATGTGCTCAcggagaaggagaagaaactgGAG GAACTGCTGTGCTTTGATGTTTGGAGAAGGTGA
- the TTI1 gene encoding TELO2-interacting protein 1 homolog, translating into MAVFDTPQAAFGALRPVCVQLTRAQTVENVRLLQAHLAGVSGAALQELQEYVLFPLRFALRLPGPKQERLVQSLVQCISSVLAATCVKKQELLQELFSELCTCLAPPPSSGKAAPLSEELKLAVIQALHTLMHSAYGDIILSLYQPSTLPLLGFAVSLLLTLAEQEKAKQIKISALECLQVLVLQCDCQEHRHLDEDEAQQCGDLFASFLPGISITLSRVIAGDIKQGHKATVSAIRLFYLIVGLVMADKQLARIPKSKEKLLVEHSRISELMIHRGPDWTKSTAEKLSLLLHKVVESSSVHPHWKVRLELVELVHHLLRNCSQSLVDSFSHLLKALVGLVNDENSEVQSRCNKVLQGIAEQRIVAQSRALADVLSENLHSLATALPRLMNSQDDMGKVSTLSLLLGYLKLLGPKINIVLNSVSHLQRLSKALVQVLELDVTDVKIVEARRSGPPGPLQQGVQKGRCQKKYFRFFTEEKVFQLLQQVCRVLGYYGNLYLLVDHFMGLYSESGLYRKQAAMILNELLMGAAGVGVDFLQEREVPPSMDDLKRSITSILDEYMDQTNWYLVTSIDTEEGSPEQSVQHLGLAVRAGGTSSSALHLSPEPPVTARTMNSNIWQICIQLEGVGCFAAVLGKEFRLLLLSALYPVLEKAGDRTLLISETALGTLADMCEACGYSSVRCLINENSDYLVNGISLNLRQLACQPRASQVLDTMLRHSDASLLPLIEDVIQDVLSALDQTYSSQASTFLRVLHSVMTALVQWFGMPSTEEHQQRQTDKGQSRARSQGQQEVTLTSQEVERFFLDYISQKKIAEGDLPDLEEEEEADEVPLAKPEPNSDMEGEAPMPSHAQLAKDVMERCIHLLSDGSLRVRLKVLDVLELCVTMLHPHGNHLLPMAHRVWPALVTRLVNDDPLAVLRAFKVLCTLGQTCGDFLRQRFSKDVLPKLTSSLLSQAPVSARAGPVYSHTLAFKLQLAVLQGLGSLCEKLDMGESDLNKVAEACLIYLSAKQPVKLQEAAQSVFLHLMQVDPDSTWLLLSEECCPPWEPPHASLQPVNLSGMGRPRNELTDNVLLLLQRLQQQEGTAPSSSTQQAAPS; encoded by the exons ATGGCCGTGTTCGACACCCCGCAGGCGGCGTTCGGGGCGCTGCGCCCCGTCTGCGTGCAGCTGACACGGGCGCAGACGGTGGAGAACGTGCGGCTGCTGCAGGCGCACCTGGCCGGGGTGAGCGGCgcggccctgcaggagctgcaggagtaCGTGCTGTTCCCGCTGCGCTTCGCCCTGCGCCTGCCGGGGCCCAAGCAGGAGCGGCTGGTGCAGAGCCTGGTGCAGTGCATCTCCTCCGTGCTTGCCGCGACGTGCGTgaagaagcaggagctgctgcaggagctcttcTCTGAGCTCTGTACCTGCCTCGCTCCCCCTCCCAGCTCGGGCAAAGCCGCCCCGCTGTCCGAGGAGCTGAAGCTGGCTGTGATCCAGGCACTCCACACCCTGATGCATTCGGCTTATGGGGATATTATCTTGTCTCTGTACCAACCTTCCACCCTTCCGCTCCTAGGATTTGCTGTGTCTTTGCTTCTGACCCTTGCAgagcaagaaaaagcaaagcaaatcaAGATCTCTGCTTTGGAGTGCTTGCAGGTCCTGGTTCTGCAGTGTGACTGCCAGGAGCACCGACATCTGGATGAAGATGAGGCACAGCAATGTGGGGATTTGTTTGCATCTTTTCTACCTGGGATTTCTATTACACTGTCTCGAGTTATTGCTGGAGACATCAAACAAGGTCACAAAGCCACCGTTTCTGCCATCAGACTCTTTTATCTCATTGTTGGCTTGGTCATGGCTGACAAACAGCTAGCCAGAATCCCAAAGAGTAAGGAAAAGCTGCTAGTGGAGCACAGCAGAATATCAGAGCTAATGATCCACAGAGGACCTGACTGGACTAAAAGTACTGCTGAAAAACTCTCTCTTCTCTTGCATAAGGTGGTTGAATCTTCTTCAGTTCACCCCCACTGGAAGGTGAGACTGGAGCTGGTGGAGCTGGTCCATCACTTACTGAGGAACTGCAGTCAGTCACTGGTGGACTCATTCAGTCACCTCTTAAAGGCCTTGGTTGGGCTGGTTAATGATGAAAACAGTGAAGTCCAGAGCAGATGTAACAAAGTTCTGCAAGGGATTGCAGAGCAGAGGAttgtggcacagagcagggctcttGCTGATGTCCTCTCTGAGAACCTCCATTCCCTTGCCACAGCCCTTCCCCGCCTGATGAACTCTCAGGATGACATGGGCAAGGTTTCCACGCTGAGCTTATTGCTGGGTTACCTGAAGCTGCTGGGCCCCAAGATTAACATTGTCCTCAACTCCGTGTCCCACCTGCAGCGCCTGTCCAAGGCGCTGGTGCAGGTTCTGGAGCTGGATGTGACAGATGTGAAGATAGTGGAGGCCCGGCGCTCTGGGCCACCGGGCCCCTTGCAGCAGGGTGTGCAGAAGGGCAGGTGCCAGAAGAAATATTTCCGCTTCTTCACGGAGGAGAAGGttttccagctccttcagcaaGTGTGTCGTGTTCTTGGCTACTATGGGAACCTCTACCTGCTTGTGGATCACTTCATGGGGCTGTACAGCGAGTCTGGCCTGTACCGAAAGCAGGCAGCCATGATCCTCAACGAGCTGCTCATGGGAGCTGCCGGGGTGGGAGTGGAtttcctgcaggagagggaagTTCCGCCGAGCATGGATGATCTCAAAAGGTCCATAACATCCATTCTGGATGAGTACATGGACCAGACGAACTGGTATTTGGTGACCAGCATTGACACAGAGGAAGGCAGCCCTGAGCAGTCAGTGCAGCACCTGGGGCTCGCTGTCCGTGCAGGGGGGACATCCAGCAGCGCCCTCCatctgtccccagagcccccagtcACAGCCCGCACCATGAACAGCAACATCTGGCAGATCTGCATCCAGCTGGAGGGCGttggctgctttgctgctgtccTTGGGAAGGAGTtccggctgctgctgctgtcagctctcTACCCTGTGCTGGAGAAGGCTGGTGACAGGACTCTGCTCATCAGTGAGACAGCACTGGGGACCCTGGCAGACATGTGTGAGGCCTGTGGGTACAGCTCAGTGCGGTGTTTGATCAATGAGAACTCTGACTACCTGGTGAACGGGATTTCCCTGAACCTGCGCCAGCTGGCCTGTCAGCCACGTGCATCCCAGGTCCTGGACACGATGCTGAGGCATTCAGATGCCAGCTTGTTGCCACTGATAGAAGATGTTATCCAAGATGTCCTGTCTGCTCTAGATCAGACTTACAGTAGCCAGGCTTCCACCTTCCTCAGGGTCCTCCACTCAGTCATGACTGCTCTAG TGCAGTGGTTTGGAATGCCCAGCACTGAGGAGCACCAGCAAAGGCAGACTGacaaggggcagagcagggctcggtcccagggacagcaggaggtgACATTGACAAGTCAAGAAGTGGAAAGATTCTTCCTTGACTACATCAGCCAGAAGAAGATCGCAGAGGGGGATCTTCCTgacctggaggaggaggaggaggcag ATGAGGTTCCCCTTGCTAAGCCAGAGCCCAACTCTGACATGGAAGGAGAGGCTCCAATGCCAAGCCACGCTCAGCTGGCCAAGGATGTGATGGAGAGGTGCATCCACTTGCTGTCTGACGGGAGCCTCCGCGTGCGGCTGAAG gtCCTGGAcgtgctggagctctgtgtaACCATGCTGCATCCTCATGGAAACCATCTGCTTCCCATGGCTCACCGTGTCTGGCCAGCTCTCGTCACCCGGCTGGTTAACGACGACCCTCTGGCAGTGCTCAGAGCCTTCAAG GTGCTGTGTACCCTGGGTCAAACCTGTGGAGACTTCCTGAGGCAGAGGTTCTCCAAGGATGTCCTGCCCAAGCTGACCAGCTCCCTCCTCAGCCAGGCCCCAgtgagtgccagggctgggcctgTGTACAGCCACACACTGGCCTTCAAgctgcagctggctgtgctgcagggcctgggctcTCTCTGTGAGAAGCTGGACATGG GCGAGAGTGACCTGAATAAAGTGGCAGAGGCCTGCCTGATTTACCTCAGTGCCAAGCAACCTGTGAAACTGCAAGAAGCTGCCCAGAG TGTTTTCCTGCACTTGATGCAGGTGGACCCTGACAGCACGTGGCTGCTCCTGAGTGAGGAGTGCTGCCCCCCCTGGGAGCCCCCCCACGCCAGCCTGCAGCCCGTGAATCTCAGTGGGATGGGGCGGCCACGGAACGAGCTCACGGACAacgtgctgctcctgctccagaggctgcagcagcaggagggcacagctcccagctccagcacacagcaggcagctccttcctga